The Salvia miltiorrhiza cultivar Shanhuang (shh) chromosome 1, IMPLAD_Smil_shh, whole genome shotgun sequence genome has a window encoding:
- the LOC130993405 gene encoding NADH dehydrogenase [ubiquinone] 1 beta subcomplex subunit 2-like, giving the protein MGGGHGHGHGITYKGVTLHQPKRWHTVTGKGLCAVMWFWILYRAKQDGPVVLGWRHPWEGHDDHH; this is encoded by the exons ATGGGCGGAGGACACGGCCACGGCCATGGCATCACGTACAAAGGCGTGACTCTGCATCAGCCTAAGCGCTGGCACACTGTCACTGGCAAAGGCCTCTGTGCCGTCATGTG GTTTTGGATTCTCTATAGGGCAAAACAAGATGGCCCTGTTGTGTTG GGCTGGAGACATCCTTGGGAAGGTCATGATGATCATCACTAG